From a region of the Thermus caldilimi genome:
- the paaI gene encoding hydroxyphenylacetyl-CoA thioesterase PaaI, with amino-acid sequence MGQAASQGEHQEDAFMRTLGLQIQHLAPGEAVVAGVVGEAHLNLHGTVHGGFLYALADSAFALASNSRGPAVALSCRMDYFRPLSAGARVEARAQEVNLSRRTATYRVEVVSEGKLVALFTGTVFRLGGDAFPGSGEGLPSGQNAWHKEEG; translated from the coding sequence ATGGGGCAGGCTGCTTCCCAGGGCGAACACCAGGAGGATGCCTTCATGCGGACCTTGGGCCTTCAGATTCAGCACCTGGCCCCGGGGGAGGCGGTGGTGGCCGGGGTGGTGGGGGAGGCGCACTTAAACCTCCACGGCACCGTGCATGGAGGATTTCTCTACGCCTTGGCGGATAGCGCCTTCGCCCTGGCCTCCAACTCCCGGGGGCCCGCCGTGGCCCTATCCTGCCGCATGGATTACTTCCGTCCCCTTTCCGCCGGAGCGCGGGTGGAGGCGAGGGCCCAGGAGGTCAACCTCTCCCGGCGCACCGCCACCTACCGGGTGGAGGTGGTGTCCGAAGGGAAGCTGGTGGCCTTATTCACGGGAACGGTGTTTCGCCTGGGAGGGGATGCCTTTCCCGGTTCAGGGGAAGGGCTACCTTCCGGGCAGAACGCTTGGCACAAGGAGGAGGGATGA
- a CDS encoding cobyric acid synthase, whose product MKAKALIIWGTGSGVGKSLITAGLLRHFRRLGLRAAPFKAQNMSNHSRVVAGGEMASAQWLQAVAAGTEPDPRMNPILIKPMGLEGSQVVVLGRVDPLLSRLSWKERRPHLEAPVREALEALGKEFDVLVLEGAGSPVERNLWPDLPNLQVAEWAGAQALLVADVDQGGSLAALYGTWALLGEHREKLLGLILNKFRGDIRLLEPAYRLLEGWTGIPVLGTLPMLPLELPEEDGFRHHPRKSLGPKVAILRYPHASNLDEFWPLSELAQPVYARTPEEAQGAELLILPGSRLPARDLAWLQGFLPLLRAHLEAGKPVLAICGGAEMLAQAILDEEGVEAKGVFPGLGLLPFQVRMLREKTVRPAGVVFRGLSGFWARLNGLRAQGYEIHHGQGIPSVHQEGPLLATWLHGLLENPGVQRALFGQEAKALEAVLDQLADALEEHLDLEYLHRHLGLRPNPSPAPRGKAESLDPPPPPGLILLLGGAKSGKSRHAQRLAGPWATLIATAEARDGEMAERIARHRAERPPTWETLEEPLDLVEALKRARYPTVVVDCVTLWVSNLLERDRDPLAEARRFLEAVSSSGKRVIVISNEVGMGIVPANPLARRYRDLLGEVNALLAKAAQEVYLLIAGRPLKL is encoded by the coding sequence GTGAAGGCTAAGGCGCTCATCATCTGGGGGACGGGAAGCGGGGTGGGGAAAAGCCTCATCACCGCTGGACTCCTCAGGCACTTCCGGCGCCTGGGCCTCCGGGCAGCTCCCTTTAAGGCCCAGAACATGTCCAACCACTCCCGGGTGGTGGCGGGCGGGGAGATGGCCAGCGCCCAGTGGCTCCAGGCGGTGGCGGCAGGGACCGAACCCGATCCCCGCATGAATCCCATCCTCATCAAACCCATGGGCCTCGAGGGAAGCCAGGTGGTGGTCCTGGGCCGGGTGGACCCCCTTCTTTCCCGGCTTTCGTGGAAGGAGCGTAGACCCCATCTGGAGGCTCCCGTACGGGAAGCCCTGGAGGCCTTGGGGAAGGAGTTCGACGTCCTGGTCCTGGAGGGAGCGGGAAGCCCAGTGGAGCGGAACCTTTGGCCGGACCTCCCCAACCTTCAGGTGGCGGAGTGGGCGGGGGCCCAGGCCCTCCTGGTGGCCGACGTGGACCAGGGAGGGTCCCTGGCCGCCCTCTACGGCACCTGGGCCCTGCTGGGGGAGCACCGGGAAAAGCTCCTTGGCCTTATTCTCAACAAGTTCCGGGGGGACATCCGCTTGCTGGAACCCGCCTACCGCCTCCTGGAGGGCTGGACGGGAATCCCGGTCCTAGGCACGCTGCCCATGCTTCCCCTGGAGTTGCCCGAGGAGGATGGATTCCGCCACCACCCGAGAAAGAGCCTGGGCCCAAAGGTGGCCATCCTCCGCTACCCCCATGCCTCCAACCTGGACGAGTTCTGGCCTCTTTCGGAACTCGCCCAGCCTGTGTACGCCCGTACCCCCGAGGAGGCCCAGGGAGCCGAGCTCCTAATCCTCCCGGGAAGCCGCCTGCCCGCCAGGGACCTGGCCTGGCTCCAGGGCTTCCTACCCCTCCTGCGGGCCCACCTCGAGGCGGGAAAACCTGTGCTGGCCATCTGCGGGGGAGCGGAGATGCTGGCCCAGGCCATCCTTGACGAGGAAGGGGTGGAGGCCAAGGGGGTTTTTCCAGGCCTAGGCCTTCTTCCCTTCCAGGTGCGGATGCTCAGGGAGAAAACGGTACGCCCGGCCGGGGTGGTCTTCCGGGGGCTTTCCGGCTTCTGGGCCAGGCTGAACGGCCTGAGGGCCCAGGGTTACGAGATCCACCACGGCCAGGGGATCCCCTCGGTGCACCAGGAGGGGCCCCTTCTCGCCACCTGGCTTCACGGCCTTTTGGAAAATCCTGGGGTGCAGCGGGCCCTCTTCGGCCAGGAGGCCAAGGCCCTGGAGGCAGTCCTGGACCAGCTGGCCGACGCCTTAGAGGAGCACCTGGACCTCGAGTACCTCCACCGCCACCTGGGGCTTAGGCCAAACCCTTCCCCAGCGCCCAGGGGGAAAGCGGAATCCCTTGACCCCCCACCTCCCCCCGGTCTCATCCTCCTCTTGGGCGGGGCCAAAAGCGGGAAAAGCCGCCACGCCCAAAGGCTTGCTGGCCCCTGGGCCACCCTCATCGCCACCGCGGAGGCCCGGGATGGGGAGATGGCGGAGAGGATCGCCCGCCACCGGGCGGAACGCCCCCCCACCTGGGAAACCCTGGAAGAACCCTTGGACCTGGTGGAAGCCCTTAAGAGGGCCCGTTACCCCACGGTGGTGGTGGACTGCGTCACCCTTTGGGTTTCCAACCTTCTGGAAAGGGACCGCGATCCCCTGGCGGAAGCCCGGCGGTTCCTGGAAGCGGTCTCCTCCAGCGGCAAGCGGGTCATCGTCATCTCCAACGAGGTGGGGATGGGGATCGTTCCCGCAAACCCCCTGGCCCGGCGCTACCGGGACCTCTTGGGAGAGGTGAACGCCCTGCTGGCGAAGGCAGCCCAGGAGGTCTACCTGCTTATTGCAGGCAGACCCCTGAAGCTTTAG
- a CDS encoding phenylacetate--CoA ligase family protein, giving the protein MYQPELETLPREKLRALQEERLSNIVAYVYERVPFYRRLLDEAGVDPKGVRTLEDLPKLPFTKKDHLRENYPFGLFAVPRERLARIHASSGTTGKPTVVGYTKNDLQVFAEVVARSLAAAGAKPGMMLHNAYGYGLFTGGLGLHGGAEALGMTVVPVSGGMTERQLMLIQDFRPEVISCTPSYAQTLAEEFRKRGVSPEELSLEYAVLGAEPWTETIRKQVDEGLGVRSTNIYGLSEIIGPGVANECVEERQGSHIWEDHFLPEVVDPDSGEPLPEGKVGVLVFTTLTKEAMPLLRYWTGDLTFLTYEACSCGRTHVRMGPILGRTDDMLIIRGVNVYPTQVEAVLSGIPEVEPYYQIVVRREGTLDEAELKVEVSEAFFQEIGRKALSDEVIEADHRLHALREKVAHKIKDSTGVSMKVTLLAPGEAPRSEGGKLRRVVDLRKK; this is encoded by the coding sequence ATGTACCAACCGGAATTGGAAACCCTACCCAGGGAAAAGCTGAGGGCTTTGCAGGAGGAAAGGCTTAGCAACATCGTGGCCTACGTGTACGAGAGGGTGCCCTTCTACCGGCGGCTTCTGGACGAGGCAGGGGTGGACCCGAAGGGAGTGCGGACCCTCGAGGACCTCCCTAAGCTCCCCTTTACCAAGAAGGACCACCTCAGGGAAAACTACCCCTTTGGCCTCTTTGCCGTGCCCCGGGAAAGGCTGGCGCGCATCCACGCCAGCAGCGGCACCACCGGCAAGCCCACCGTGGTGGGCTACACCAAAAACGACCTCCAGGTCTTTGCGGAGGTGGTGGCCCGCTCCCTGGCCGCGGCGGGGGCTAAGCCGGGGATGATGCTCCACAATGCGTATGGCTACGGGCTTTTCACCGGGGGCTTGGGTCTGCACGGGGGGGCGGAGGCCTTGGGAATGACGGTGGTCCCCGTTTCCGGCGGCATGACGGAGCGGCAGCTCATGCTCATTCAGGACTTCCGCCCGGAGGTGATCTCCTGCACCCCCTCCTATGCCCAGACCCTGGCGGAGGAGTTCAGGAAGCGGGGGGTCTCCCCGGAGGAGCTCTCCCTGGAATACGCCGTGCTGGGCGCTGAGCCCTGGACCGAGACCATCAGGAAGCAGGTGGACGAGGGGCTTGGGGTGAGGAGCACCAACATCTACGGGCTTTCCGAGATCATCGGTCCCGGGGTTGCCAACGAGTGCGTGGAGGAACGGCAGGGGAGCCACATCTGGGAGGATCACTTCCTGCCCGAGGTGGTGGACCCGGATAGCGGCGAGCCCCTTCCCGAGGGCAAGGTGGGGGTTTTGGTCTTCACCACCCTCACCAAGGAGGCCATGCCCCTCTTGCGGTACTGGACGGGGGACCTCACCTTCCTCACCTACGAGGCCTGCTCCTGCGGCCGCACGCACGTGCGCATGGGCCCCATCCTGGGCCGCACCGACGACATGCTCATCATCCGCGGGGTCAACGTGTACCCCACGCAGGTGGAGGCGGTGCTTTCGGGCATACCCGAGGTGGAGCCCTACTACCAGATCGTGGTGCGGCGGGAGGGTACCCTGGACGAGGCCGAGCTCAAGGTGGAGGTTTCCGAAGCCTTCTTCCAGGAGATCGGGCGCAAAGCCCTTTCCGATGAGGTCATCGAGGCGGACCACCGCCTCCACGCCCTGAGGGAGAAGGTGGCCCACAAGATCAAGGACAGCACCGGGGTGAGCATGAAGGTGACCCTCCTGGCCCCGGGGGAGGCCCCGAGGAGCGAGGGGGGGAAGCTGAGGCGGGTTGTGGATCTGAGAAAGAAGTAG
- a CDS encoding ABC transporter ATP-binding protein: MSLLSVQGLTVRYGPLEAVREVSFSLKEGEALTLIGPNGAGKTSVLRGLLGLAQAEGKVVLDGEEVRGRSPEALLSRGLVLVPEGRALFPGLSVEDNLLLGGFTRFRRRENLRPDLERVYTLFPRLLERRRQPAGTLSGGEQQMLAIGRALMARPRLLLLDEPSLGLAPLMVQEIYRILRELKGQGTTLLVVEQNAKVALALADRGLVLEAGEVVLEGPAEALRQDHRVVEAYLGLSQESDVAVTPSEHLEEG; the protein is encoded by the coding sequence ATGAGTCTCCTTTCCGTTCAGGGTCTCACCGTGCGCTACGGGCCCCTCGAGGCGGTGCGGGAGGTGAGTTTCTCCCTAAAGGAGGGGGAGGCCCTTACCCTCATCGGCCCCAACGGAGCGGGGAAGACCAGTGTCCTGAGGGGGCTCTTGGGCCTGGCCCAGGCGGAGGGGAAGGTCGTCCTGGACGGGGAGGAGGTGCGGGGGCGAAGCCCGGAGGCCCTTCTTTCCCGGGGTCTGGTGCTGGTGCCGGAGGGCCGGGCCCTCTTCCCCGGGCTTTCCGTGGAGGACAACCTCCTCCTGGGAGGCTTTACCCGTTTTCGCCGCAGGGAGAACCTGAGGCCGGACCTGGAAAGGGTCTACACCCTTTTCCCCAGGCTTTTGGAAAGGAGGAGGCAGCCCGCCGGCACCCTTTCCGGTGGGGAGCAGCAGATGCTGGCCATCGGCCGCGCCCTTATGGCCAGGCCCCGGCTCCTCCTCCTGGACGAGCCCTCCCTGGGCCTGGCTCCCCTGATGGTGCAGGAGATCTACCGCATCCTGAGGGAGCTTAAGGGCCAGGGGACCACCCTCCTGGTGGTGGAGCAAAACGCCAAGGTGGCCTTGGCCTTGGCCGATCGCGGGCTGGTCCTGGAAGCGGGGGAGGTGGTCCTCGAGGGGCCCGCCGAGGCTCTACGGCAGGATCACCGGGTGGTGGAGGCTTATTTGGGGCTTTCCCAGGAGTCGGACGTGGCGGTTACGCCAAGCGAGCACCTGGAGGAGGGGTAG
- the hpaD gene encoding 3,4-dihydroxyphenylacetate 2,3-dioxygenase, with amino-acid sequence MAIVRVGFIELWVRDLEKSLEFYEGLLGFRLERKEGKSAYLRGYEELEWSLKLTQAELPAVRSLGFKVDEKGMEEAQAWAEQEGLPHRLETDWGRPRMLRVQDPFGYPLVFYAGAEKLPRVLQEYHLYRGPGILRIDHLNLFSPEVERATRYYQERLGFRLTEYTEDDEGRLWASWLHRKGNVHDVAFTNGEGPRLHHFAYWLPDPMAILKAADILAGARRTDQIERGPGRHGISNAMFLYLKDPDGHRIELYTSDYLTVDPDLPPVRWSLNDPRRQTLWGHRTPKSWFLEGSALVDLEGKPLPTRPSPLVGIPEHVT; translated from the coding sequence ATGGCCATCGTGAGGGTGGGGTTCATAGAGCTTTGGGTGAGGGACCTGGAGAAAAGCCTGGAGTTCTACGAGGGGCTTTTGGGCTTCCGCCTGGAGCGCAAGGAGGGGAAAAGCGCCTACCTCCGGGGCTACGAGGAGCTGGAGTGGAGCCTGAAGCTCACCCAGGCGGAACTTCCCGCGGTGCGGAGCCTGGGCTTCAAGGTGGACGAGAAGGGGATGGAAGAGGCCCAGGCTTGGGCGGAACAGGAGGGGCTTCCCCACCGGTTGGAAACGGACTGGGGTAGGCCCAGGATGCTCCGCGTTCAGGACCCCTTCGGCTATCCCCTGGTCTTCTACGCGGGGGCCGAGAAGCTTCCCCGGGTGTTGCAGGAGTACCACCTCTACCGGGGGCCGGGGATTTTGCGCATCGACCACTTGAACCTCTTCTCCCCCGAGGTGGAGCGGGCCACCCGCTATTACCAGGAGAGGCTGGGCTTCCGCCTCACCGAGTACACGGAGGACGATGAGGGGAGGCTTTGGGCCAGCTGGCTCCACCGCAAGGGGAACGTCCACGACGTGGCCTTCACCAACGGAGAGGGTCCGAGGCTCCACCACTTCGCCTACTGGCTTCCCGACCCCATGGCCATCCTGAAGGCGGCGGACATCCTGGCAGGAGCCCGCAGGACGGACCAGATCGAACGGGGGCCCGGGCGGCACGGGATCTCCAACGCCATGTTCCTCTACCTCAAGGACCCGGACGGGCACCGCATCGAGCTTTACACCTCCGACTACCTCACCGTGGACCCCGACCTGCCCCCGGTGCGCTGGAGCCTGAACGACCCCAGGCGGCAGACCCTCTGGGGGCACAGGACCCCAAAGAGCTGGTTCCTGGAGGGAAGCGCCCTTGTGGACCTCGAGGGGAAGCCCTTGCCCACGCGGCCCTCGCCCCTTGTCGGCATCCCCGAGCACGTGACCTAG
- a CDS encoding thioesterase family protein: protein MRPIPPGFQAVFETVVTPEMTVNFEELGPVHPVYATYWMAKHMELAGRKIILPFLEEGEEGIGSYVEVRHLASALPGMRVRIVARHERTEGNRVYANMEAYNELGDLIGRGRTEQVILPKEKVEALFARLRERWEARGRV, encoded by the coding sequence ATGCGTCCCATTCCCCCTGGCTTCCAGGCGGTTTTTGAGACCGTGGTCACCCCCGAGATGACCGTGAACTTCGAGGAGCTCGGCCCGGTCCACCCCGTTTACGCCACCTACTGGATGGCCAAGCACATGGAGCTGGCCGGACGCAAGATCATCCTCCCCTTCCTGGAGGAGGGGGAGGAGGGAATCGGCAGCTATGTGGAGGTGCGCCACCTGGCCTCGGCGCTTCCGGGAATGCGGGTGAGGATCGTCGCTCGCCACGAGCGCACGGAGGGGAACCGGGTTTACGCCAACATGGAGGCCTACAACGAGCTTGGGGACCTGATTGGCCGGGGGCGCACGGAACAGGTGATCCTCCCCAAGGAGAAGGTGGAGGCCCTCTTCGCCCGGCTGCGGGAGAGGTGGGAGGCTAGGGGAAGGGTCTAG
- the hpaB gene encoding 4-hydroxyphenylacetate 3-monooxygenase, oxygenase component gives MARTGAEYLEALKERPPNLWYKGEKVEDPTTHPVFRGIVRTMAALYDLQHDPRYREALTYEEEGKRHGMSFLIPKTKEDLKRRGQAYKLWADQNLGMMGRSPDYLNAVVMAYAASAEYFGEFADNVRAYYRYLRDHDLATTHALTNPQVNRAKPPAAQPDPYIPVGVVRQTEKGIVVRGARMTATFPLADEVLIFPSTLLKEGPGNEKYAIAFALPTSTPGLHFVCREALVGGDSPFDYPLSSRLEEMDCLVIFDDVLVPWERVFILGNVELCNNAYAATGALNHMAHQVVALKTAKTEAFLGVAALMAEGIGADAYSHVQEKIAEIIVYLEAMRAFWTRAEEEAKENAFGLLVPDRGALDGARNLYPRLYPRLREILEQIGASGLITLPSERDFKGPLAPLLEKYLQGATLEAKERVALFRLGWDMTLSGFGARQELYERFFFGDPVRMYQTLFSVYDKEPYKERIRAYLKRALSVFAEVEA, from the coding sequence ATGGCGAGAACAGGAGCGGAGTATCTGGAAGCCTTGAAGGAGCGGCCCCCCAACCTCTGGTACAAGGGGGAAAAGGTAGAGGACCCCACCACTCATCCCGTCTTCCGGGGCATCGTGCGCACCATGGCGGCCCTCTATGACCTGCAGCACGATCCTCGGTACCGGGAGGCCCTCACCTACGAGGAGGAGGGGAAGCGGCACGGGATGAGCTTCCTCATCCCCAAGACCAAGGAGGACCTGAAGCGGCGGGGCCAGGCCTACAAGCTCTGGGCCGACCAGAACCTGGGGATGATGGGCCGTAGCCCGGACTACCTGAACGCCGTGGTCATGGCCTATGCCGCCAGCGCCGAGTACTTTGGGGAGTTTGCGGACAACGTGCGGGCCTACTACCGCTACCTCCGCGACCACGACCTGGCCACCACCCACGCCCTCACCAACCCCCAGGTGAACCGGGCCAAGCCCCCCGCGGCCCAGCCCGACCCCTACATCCCCGTGGGGGTGGTGCGTCAGACGGAAAAGGGCATCGTGGTGCGGGGAGCCCGCATGACCGCCACCTTTCCCCTGGCGGACGAGGTCCTCATCTTCCCTTCCACCCTGCTTAAGGAGGGGCCGGGCAACGAGAAGTACGCCATTGCCTTCGCCCTGCCCACCTCGACCCCGGGCCTTCACTTCGTCTGCCGCGAGGCCTTGGTGGGAGGGGATAGCCCCTTCGACTACCCCCTTAGCAGCCGCCTCGAGGAGATGGACTGCCTGGTGATCTTTGACGATGTATTGGTCCCTTGGGAGCGGGTCTTCATTTTGGGGAACGTGGAGCTCTGCAACAACGCCTATGCCGCCACGGGGGCCTTGAACCACATGGCCCACCAGGTGGTGGCCTTGAAGACCGCCAAGACCGAGGCCTTTCTGGGGGTGGCGGCCTTGATGGCCGAGGGGATCGGGGCCGACGCCTACAGCCACGTACAGGAGAAGATCGCCGAGATCATCGTCTACCTGGAGGCCATGCGGGCCTTCTGGACCCGGGCGGAGGAGGAGGCCAAGGAGAATGCCTTTGGCCTGCTGGTACCCGACCGGGGGGCCTTGGACGGGGCGAGGAACCTGTACCCCAGGCTGTATCCCCGGCTTAGGGAGATCCTGGAGCAGATCGGGGCCAGCGGCCTGATCACCCTGCCCTCGGAGCGGGACTTTAAGGGGCCCCTGGCCCCCTTGCTGGAGAAGTATCTGCAGGGGGCTACCCTCGAGGCCAAGGAGCGGGTGGCCCTCTTCCGCCTGGGCTGGGACATGACCCTCTCGGGATTCGGAGCCCGGCAGGAGCTTTACGAGCGCTTCTTCTTCGGGGATCCGGTGCGCATGTACCAGACCCTCTTTAGCGTCTACGATAAAGAGCCCTACAAGGAGCGGATCCGCGCTTACCTGAAGAGGGCGCTTTCCGTGTTTGCGGAGGTGGAGGCGTGA
- a CDS encoding branched-chain amino acid ABC transporter permease yields the protein MDATILSFLLLDGLQNGVVYGLLALSLVLVFAVTRVILVPIGELLMFAPLSLVWLLEGKLPGTLWLALVLGGAWALMARGRGALLPLVGGVGLFLLFLLAKEVPPLAYLAAVLLVVYLGVATYRVFFQPMRGATVLSLLIMAVGLHVAYQGLGLVFFGPEQFRPAPLLSGEVVVGLSWQGVLVLLFAALSLMALYLFFRFSLFGKALLAAAENRLGARLLGIRPEEAGMVAFGIASLLAAFSGLLLAPLINAAYFMGFMLGLKGFVAAILGGLASYPVAFLGALLVGFFESFTSFYASAYKEALVFLLLVPALFYQSLRARTVEE from the coding sequence ATGGACGCCACCATCCTCAGCTTCCTCCTTTTGGACGGATTGCAAAACGGGGTGGTCTACGGCCTTCTGGCCCTGTCCCTGGTTCTGGTCTTTGCCGTCACCCGGGTGATCCTGGTGCCCATCGGGGAACTTTTGATGTTCGCCCCCCTTTCCCTGGTGTGGCTCCTCGAGGGCAAGCTCCCCGGCACCCTGTGGCTGGCCCTGGTCCTGGGAGGGGCCTGGGCCCTCATGGCCCGGGGCCGGGGAGCCCTTCTGCCCCTTGTGGGCGGGGTGGGGCTTTTCCTCCTCTTCCTTCTGGCTAAAGAGGTTCCTCCCTTGGCCTATCTGGCGGCGGTGCTCCTCGTGGTGTACCTGGGGGTGGCCACCTACCGGGTCTTCTTCCAGCCCATGCGGGGGGCCACGGTGCTTTCGCTCCTCATCATGGCCGTGGGCCTTCACGTGGCCTACCAGGGGCTTGGCCTGGTCTTCTTTGGTCCCGAGCAGTTCCGTCCTGCCCCTCTTCTTTCGGGGGAGGTGGTGGTGGGCCTCTCCTGGCAGGGGGTTCTGGTCCTCCTCTTCGCCGCTTTGAGCCTGATGGCCCTTTACCTCTTCTTCCGTTTCTCCCTTTTCGGAAAGGCGCTGTTGGCGGCGGCGGAGAACCGGCTTGGGGCCAGGCTCTTGGGGATACGCCCGGAGGAAGCGGGGATGGTGGCCTTCGGCATCGCCAGTCTCTTGGCGGCTTTTTCCGGGCTTCTCTTGGCCCCCCTCATCAACGCCGCCTACTTCATGGGCTTCATGCTGGGGCTTAAGGGGTTCGTGGCCGCCATCCTGGGGGGGCTTGCCAGCTACCCGGTGGCCTTTTTGGGAGCCCTCCTTGTGGGCTTCTTTGAGAGCTTCACCAGCTTCTACGCCAGCGCCTACAAGGAGGCCTTGGTCTTCCTGCTCTTGGTGCCCGCTCTCTTCTACCAGAGCCTGCGGGCGCGAACGGTGGAGGAGTGA
- a CDS encoding branched-chain amino acid ABC transporter ATP-binding protein/permease, whose amino-acid sequence MRYLWFLLLLLPLALSPFPYYLTLLNFFALSAMVALSLYVLTGLAGMTSFAQAAFMGMGAYATALLTVKAGLSPWLGLGAGLLFALLLALLLGALTVRLKGHFLPLSTIAWQVALYILAGNLVGLTGGHTGLTDLPPIHFFGISLDTGFRYAFLTLFLLVLLVLALYNLRQSRIGRALLALRGDALAAASFGVDPAALRLKAFLLSGVIAGLAGFLYAHFLRFVNPTPFSLEASIKYLVMAVAGGVGSIPGVMLGAAFFTGLEDWLKDLLPLLLGQQGNYETIGYGLILALILILAPKGLWPMVERYLPSRDPGLPKAEPLSLKSPDGPRGEVVLEVQGLQKSFGGLMAVAGVSFDLKRGEILALIGPNGAGKSTTFNLVAGALLPDRGQVRLFGKDITGLPPYRIHSLGLGRTFQHPHLFLELTVLENAALGTYSRTRAGFLQALLGLSRREEERALATAYRALKRVGLESLALEKAERLSVGQQRLLEIARLLASGAEVLLLDEPAAGLRAQEKRELASLLRSLAREGYTVLIVDHDMDLIMGLADRVVVMNYGEKIAEGTPKEVQRNPLVRAAYLGEEEVA is encoded by the coding sequence ATGCGCTACCTTTGGTTTTTGTTGCTCCTGTTGCCCCTGGCCCTGTCCCCCTTTCCCTACTACCTCACCCTCCTGAACTTCTTCGCCCTCTCCGCCATGGTGGCCCTCTCCCTCTACGTGCTCACGGGTCTGGCAGGGATGACCAGCTTTGCCCAGGCGGCCTTCATGGGCATGGGGGCCTACGCCACCGCCCTCCTCACGGTCAAGGCTGGGCTTTCCCCTTGGCTTGGGCTCGGGGCCGGGCTCCTTTTCGCCCTTCTGTTGGCTTTGCTCCTGGGTGCCCTGACGGTGCGGCTTAAGGGGCATTTTCTTCCTCTTTCCACCATCGCCTGGCAGGTGGCCCTGTACATCCTGGCGGGGAACCTGGTGGGGCTTACCGGGGGACACACTGGGCTTACCGATCTGCCCCCGATCCACTTCTTCGGCATCTCCCTGGACACCGGCTTCCGCTACGCCTTCCTCACCCTTTTCCTCCTGGTCCTCCTGGTCCTGGCCCTTTACAACCTGCGCCAAAGCCGTATCGGGCGGGCCCTTTTGGCCCTGAGGGGGGATGCCCTGGCTGCGGCCAGCTTCGGCGTGGACCCGGCAGCCCTCAGGCTCAAGGCCTTTTTGCTCTCGGGGGTCATAGCCGGCCTGGCGGGTTTCCTGTACGCCCACTTCCTGCGCTTCGTCAACCCCACGCCCTTTTCCCTGGAGGCTTCCATCAAGTACCTGGTGATGGCCGTGGCCGGGGGGGTGGGGAGCATTCCCGGGGTGATGCTGGGGGCGGCCTTTTTCACCGGCCTCGAGGATTGGTTAAAGGACCTCCTGCCCCTCCTCTTGGGGCAACAGGGCAACTACGAAACCATCGGCTATGGCCTCATTCTGGCCCTGATCCTCATCCTGGCCCCCAAGGGCCTCTGGCCCATGGTGGAGCGGTACCTGCCGAGCCGGGACCCAGGGCTACCCAAGGCGGAACCCCTTTCCCTCAAGAGCCCCGACGGCCCCCGGGGTGAGGTGGTTCTGGAGGTCCAGGGCCTGCAGAAGTCCTTCGGGGGACTGATGGCGGTGGCAGGGGTTTCCTTCGACCTGAAGCGGGGGGAGATCCTGGCCTTGATCGGCCCCAACGGGGCGGGGAAGAGCACCACCTTCAACCTGGTGGCGGGGGCCTTGCTCCCCGACCGGGGCCAGGTCCGTCTCTTCGGTAAGGACATCACGGGACTCCCTCCCTACCGGATCCACTCCCTGGGTCTGGGGCGCACCTTCCAGCACCCGCACCTTTTCCTGGAGCTCACGGTGCTGGAAAACGCCGCTTTGGGCACGTACAGCCGTACCCGGGCGGGCTTTCTCCAGGCGCTGCTGGGCCTTTCCCGCAGGGAGGAGGAGCGGGCGTTGGCCACTGCCTACCGGGCCTTAAAGCGGGTGGGGCTGGAGTCCTTGGCCCTGGAAAAGGCGGAGCGCCTTTCCGTGGGCCAGCAGCGCCTGCTGGAGATTGCCCGGCTCCTGGCCTCGGGGGCCGAGGTGCTCCTCCTGGACGAGCCGGCCGCGGGGCTCAGGGCCCAGGAGAAGCGGGAGCTTGCCTCCCTCCTCCGCTCCCTGGCCAGGGAGGGCTACACGGTGCTCATCGTGGACCACGACATGGACCTCATCATGGGCCTGGCAGACCGGGTGGTGGTGATGAACTACGGGGAGAAGATCGCCGAGGGCACGCCCAAGGAGGTCCAGAGGAACCCCTTGGTGCGGGCGGCCTACCTGGGAGAGGAGGAGGTGGCATGA